The Glycine soja cultivar W05 chromosome 19, ASM419377v2, whole genome shotgun sequence genomic sequence ACCAACTTTTAACAAGAACTTCTGATTAATAACAGTCTTCAAAGTACTGCAACTTAATAGCAATTATCATCATTGAGCACTAAATTCCACAggttaaaagtaaattaaagaagattaaaaaattaaagttcttGTACTTAACATCTCAAAGtcattaaatcaaatatttgacTCAGTTGAGTAAGTATAATGTATGTTGTTATAAATATAAGATATGTTTAATTcttgtaaataaaaaagtaatcaaCTATCATCTTGTTAATTAATTCCTCgagatatcaaatttatttaaattaaagaattaatatcTCTCCACAAATGTTATTCTATACGAATGGATAATGAGAATCATATAATTGTGTCCCAACCATCTTATGCCATGTTTGATATGTTTGACAGAATGAGAGTTGTAATCTCCAATGTACGGCAATGATAAAATTATGgcatgaaaagaaataaataaataaaaaaagggcaTTGCTTTGTTGGGAGGTGTACAATTTTTGCTTCAGAAGTATGCCAATGAGTGGTTAGCCTCCCTAATGAAACTCATGCAAAGAATGTAAGTTACACACAActatataaaacaatttaaaaattaacaaacatttTTGTGTCAAGCGTGCGACACTTTTGCCATTATATTAAACACTATATAGGTAGCatagtttctctctctctctctctctagtcTCAACACACGTGAATTTGAAGTTTAAAAACCAATAGTGAGAAAGAGAGTATTATGTGAAGTGGAAGCAAAATTGTTTCTGTTCCATACAATAAAAGACTATGATTACCTTGTGAGTGAAGTAAAATGTATCGAAAAAGACAAGAATTGAGTCAAAGACAAGAAGACCAACCATCTCTACTCTCCCTCTCTTatcactctctctttctctagggTTAAAGGAGGTCCCCTCCAATCCGTTTTCCACTCTACCTATCAACCAACAAATAAACACAATcccaatctctctctctctctctctctctcttccctcatattcatattttaagCAAACCCCAcaaaccatcatcatcatcattatttacCATTCCCACCCCATGAAGCCTTCTCTTTGTCCCTCAAAACCATCATTCACCCTATATAGCTTTCTCATAGATCTCTATCACGAACCACTTCATAAAACAAGAAACTCAAGGGCTTCACATTTCATAGAGCTCTCACACCACATTATCACCACTTGGTTTTGTGGCAAATGAGGAAACCTGATATGATGGGAAAAGAcaaaatcaacaacaacatTAAGAGCAAGCTAAGGAAGGGTTTGTGGTCACCTGAGGAAGATGAGAAGCTCCTAAGGTATATGATCACTAAGGGACAAGGGTGTTGGAGTGACATTGCTAGGAATGCTGGTCTTCAAAGGTGCGGCAAAAGTTGCCGTCTTCGTTGGATTAACTACTTGAGACCTGATCTCAAACGTGGTGCATTTTCACCTCAAGAGGAAGAAGTCATCATTCACTTGCACTCCATTCTTGGCAACAGGTACCCTTCTCTTAATATTCATTTCCTTTCTTGCATTTGCTATAGTTTCTTACATCTAAGTTCATTCCCTTCCTTGCATTGCTATTATACATACTTTCTTACCTCGAAGTCCATTTCCTTAATTGCATTGCTATATAGTTTCATACAACATCCAGTTAAatctactatatatatatatatatatatatatatatatatataaaagacctactactataattataaataagaatgCCTTCAATTCATTGGTGCAATCATGAGGTTTTTtctcttaagaaaaaaaaaagaaattgatcaCTGAATATATATAGGGTTTAGATAAACTTTTGGAGCATATTTaactacataaaattaaatgacgTAGCCTAAAAGCATGTCAGGGGTTTTGCCTTAACTATCATGGTCTAGCTTTCTGATTAAGGATGAGCCTGACCCATAATATATTTCACTATTCACTAGTAATCTTTGAAAATCTTTGCTAAACcatcaattattaaatattagagTCCTGTCTTCCATCAAGTTGATGTATTATAACATATAAATGGTTAACAATTAATACTTTTTCGACACAACTTTTATTTACTAAGATTTATTGAAGCTCACAAGATGGCGCAGATATTACTCTTTATTTAATAAGTCTTATGCACTCTAAAGCATGAATACATCATTTTGTGACTAGTACTTGTAATGGATTTATTTAGGTACTTATAagaacatgtatttttttattttaaaaaaaggcaACTGGCttgaatatgacttcaattaaACTAAGTGTGACATGAGCTATGATTAGGGTCACCACATATACtagttaaatattttctttccaacagattgatagttttttttatagttaaaaataaatatttttacattttcatttttgttgtttccCTACTTAATCAAGTTTTTTGATCATATTCTTACAAGTGAGATGTGATAAGTGAGTTTATTAATATCTTTCATGAGTTTAATGTCTATATATTAGTTAtatttgacaaattattttagttaatttttaattttttttgttagctaaaactttatttgattgtttataaataagttttttttagtaatttttttcatttttaattttttattgaagtagtatttttaaatcgttaattattaactaatttttaaattttttaaattttatccttttttatcctaacaatatttattaaaatttcttattatcctttttatataaataaaacaaagtttccttatttatttgttttctttcactCATTCCACCTACACATTTTTATATTACACTATTCGTTTTAACTATTaaagtatttataatatttaaattattatttcaacatTAAACTTCACAGGAATTGATAATGATAGGTgctagatttattttattttctatcattttttgaataattttatattagacattttattttaactattacattaattaacataataaaaatatcatatctaATTAAGCGTATGTTTTTTTCCTAtacattaaatttgattaaaagtattttaagaCATAGTATAAGATTAATAgtaaaatacataatataaaaaatataatcattgaaactaaaaatgtaatgaaaataatttgtttatatataaaaaattacaatagtttaaaattaattaaaaaattgaaattgcaacaccccaaaatgtatttttattcataaaataaaattgaaaattatataaaaatttcaaataaatatgttcatatttgtcattttatatttttaattacttcaatAGATGATTTAACCAAACACTTATGATTTAATAATGTAGCTTAAAAGCTTTTTGTTAACTTTCAGCTTtcagttttgaatttttaattaatttttccgttaattttttcaaacataATCATTGTTTAGATAAAGAACTTTTCACTatcaaataatcaattaatcGATTAAAAACACTTTATGATGATTATGATGGAAcgagtataatatatatatatatatatatatatatatatatatatatatatatatatatatatatatattattaaaattttcttttattgtaaatattttctcaaattaaatttatgtgctttaaaaattactatctctgtttttaaatataatattttttaattattcttgtccctttttataagatttttttaagttgtatttttcatttaattattttttaccaaaatacCCTTAGCTAGTTTTAAATAAAtgctatttattaaaattataattcattatCTCTCATATCTTGATTGGATAAAAAGATTAACACACATTCATTAATTATATGAGAAAGTAATTAAGTGGTAGGAGAGATTATAAAATCTCTATATTTTTAAggataattttgataaaataacataaattgttAACAAATTTATGCTACTAActatattaatcaattttttttaaaggatatcaataagttaaaaaaatattatatatatatatatatatatatatatatatataattttatatttaacataCTAGTATCTCTTAATTTTCTATACCATATTCTGTACCTGTAATTGTAACAGGCACTCATATTGTTACATAAGTTACATAGTTTCATCAAACTTGATAACCAATAATATTAAGGTTGGTCGGTAAAAAGTATATTGAAATCTATATATGTTGTTAGCATTTTCATTGTAATATATTTTGGATGTTATTGccttttgttttctcttcttttaagttttaaccatTTCCAAGTTGTAAATTAAATCTCAGATGGTCTCAAATTGCCGCACGTCTCCCTGGTCGCACAGACAATGAGATCAAGAATTTCTGGAACTCCACACTGAAGAAAAGgttgaaaatgaacaacaataactCCACTTTATCACCAAACAATAGTGACTCATCAGGGCCTAAAGATGTCAATGTCATGGGTGGAATCATGTCCATGAACGAGCATGACCTCATGACCATGTGCATGGACTCCTCCtcatcaacatcatcatcatcatgcatGCAATCCATGCATGCCACCAACATGGTACTAACTAACCCCTTTCCCTTGTTGCCCAACAACCGTTATGACATGATGACCGGTGCAACCGGTTTCCTTGACAACATGGCTGCTGCATGCTTAACCCAAGTTGGCATGGTAGATCATGATCATGGGGTTGTTCATGGGACATTGGAGCCTAATAAAACGCGTTTAGGAAGCGACTTTTCCCTTCCTCCACTAGAAAGTAGAAGCATTGAGGACAATAGTAGTACCCCAATTGATCATGTGAAAAGccataacaacaacaaccactTCAAGAATAGTTGCTTCAATAACACTGATCATTACCATCATATTCAAAGCTCCAACAACGTAGTTGTAGAGGATTTGTTTGGGTTTGGAAATCATGGGCAAGGGGAAAACTTTAGAATGGGAGAATGGGACCTTGAGGGCTTGATGCAAGACATTTCCTATTTTCCTTCCCTTGATTTCCAAGTttaagtgtgtgtttggatCCAAGTTGTCATGAACAGTAAATGCTACAATTTGTAGCTTCTGCATTGACATGACTTATTGATATGTTCCAAACACACTTTAAATGTTagtatttctttcaaattcgaTCTAATTCTTcacctctttttttcttttttttgtctccGTCCTTCCAATTTTCAATTCCTTCAAAAGTATCATGCAAACAAATGAGTTAAGGATACTggttaaagaattaataataataataataaagaaatttcatttaaaattatgatataaacGCATTAGACGTTATATATGTAAAAGTGGACTGATAACATTTTTTCCACAAatttttctagtttaattttttaaccagtACCTTAGAAATACTTGTTTGCAGTCTCCctaaaaaatataagcaaacaCAAAGCCTTTTTACCTCttatttctttatcttctttttaCTCATTGTTTCCTCTTTTCTTGCTTTACAAAAACTGTAACCCAATTGTCAACTGTGCTAGTTTTAGTTGTGCAACTAAAATTGCAGTGTACACGTGTATAGGGTGGGCCTGGGATATTTCTAGCGTTGTTTTTGTCATGGCTATTTCCATGTATATTTCATATGTCATTTTCCGGCTGGGAATAGGACTTTGGTGCAATAATGTCAAAGAGAAATGTGAATAGTCATCATTTAGAATGTCAAGAGCAAAATAAAGCTCAGTTGAAATTGTATGTAGCATTGTGTATAACACAAGGAATAATATGTGGAGTTGTTGTTATTTTGTGCTAGATAAATATAGATCTAGCATAAAGGACGATGTAAACACACCAATAAATATCAACTTTGAAATTCATTCACCTTTCTCTCTCATATTGTGTGGTTATTATATATTCTTGCGTTTGCTAGATAAAGGGTAATGTAAATTAAGGAAATTAAACtattgataatatattaaatttaaaatgtgacTTATTGTGTTGATACCTAAGTTATTATGTCATCAACCTAGCTATACACTTGTGTCATATATATTATCACCAAATTTTGCCTATATGCATGTCACCTAAAGGTGTTAATTATCGTATCAACTTTCCaaatttttagtcttttttattaATGCATGAAACGTGCACCACTAAGAATTGATCCAATTCACCATGCCAAAAAGgtgaaaatgaatattttaaatctcCGGGAAAAAAAACTTCGTTGACGTACgcatagataattttattttggcatCGGCCTTAACATATTTATTGATCAACGTACTATCAATTGAACAAATatgtaaaaacaaattattacaCAGTTTTCACATCTATTGATGATAAATAAGTGATCATGTAGTATATATTTCAGGCTTTACATTAAGTGTGATCATGGCAGTGACACACGATACAAGTTTCAAAGAATAAATTTCTGAAGCTCACAGCGTGTTTACTGTATACCACCGTGCTTTTTTCACTCGCCTTACAAGGACCTACCGGACTATCGGCTTTCTATAGTCATCTTCCTCTCCTCTTTTCACTCGCAGGAACCAAAGACTTCCTTGAGTGGTAAATTCTCAGGAGCACCTTCCCAGAAACTTTCTATTTTAGCACGATTCTCGCTTTTATTTTTCGGCATATCCAATGATTTTGCAAAGTGAGAAATCCAGTTAGAAGTAGATTGAAATCGAACCAATTTATTAGTAGGAAGTACAAATAATTTATGCTTCTCCAGCATACATTTAAATTGACGAGTCGTCAacattgttttgtttgttgtttgtttcGGGTAATAATACAGGTCTTTTGCCGCCATCTTTGGCGTGTGTCGCACCTTGACTAGTTATTCCCCTCAGTTGGCGCATGTCTGTTCTGTTTGTAACCCGTACCATTACAGCACTTCTTGTCACACTTCTGTCTTTCATAAATAAGACACTCATGACATTGGTACGAGCTAGAGAGCATTGAGTGCTAAAAGACTCCCAACTGAAAGGTCTAGTATCCCTGGAGTAGGGTCGCGTCCCACATATTATTCCCTAAAGGTAGGTGGGTAGTGGGTATGTCTTTTTACCCGTCTGGAAGGAATCAAAGACTTATTTAAAGCACGGAGCCTGCTCCGAAAATGCTGTGAGAAAGAGGATCTGTTGGTTTAGGAAAACTATAACTTTTGGTTCATGAAGAAGCGGCCCCTCCGCATCAAGATAGTCAATCGATAGAGGTGTTGGGGTCTTCTTCCTCAAATCGGTTATCGGTGAAATGACTCTCATTGGTTGGAAGTACCAAAGACTCCCTAGCTTCCTGAAAACAAAAGTAAGAGCATCTTCTCCTTCAATTGCGCTAACAGCTCAAATAGCAACGATGGTAATGACGATAGCTTTACAGGAATTGCTTTCTTTAGGGATTCTATTTGAAAACAGTATAATGCCACATCTGACTCAacagcttcttcttccttttctgatTCATGTGCAAAAGCCCTTCAACTATATGCAAGCACTTTTCTTGCTGTAGAAAGTCTAAAGTATCGCAAGTAAGGCAGCAAGAAGAAGAGGAGGCTCGGCCATTAACAGTTGCGTTAGAATTGCCTTTCCATCCGCCGCTGAAGAAAGAATCTCACCCTTCAGCTGTCCCTACTATTCGACATTTCCCTGAGGAGTCAATCAGTGAGGGAGGGAAGATTCAAGACTGAACAGCCTTCCAACTCCATTCTCTATCCTCCAAATCAATCGCTTATAACCTTTGAAAAGCTTTCATTGGAACTTCCCCTTTCCCGATCAATAGGCTGTTAGGGCTTTAGCCCAAGAACCCGATGCCCATTCAATAGAAGAAGTTGTTCGACCTTCGGAACCTGGTTATGAGATTCGTTGTTCGATCTTGAAGCAAGCATTTATCGTCCAGCCGGAGGAATAGTCGTTATTTCACCATTTGAATAACCTTGAAAAAAGCCTTCCTCAGCAGAGAACAGAGAGGTACTACCTACTttcttccattttcattttctgactGCTGTCTTAAACCTTTCTACTTTAACACAGGCACCTAATACATCAGGGACAGAAGTTTGACCGAATCTTGCAGCACCCCAACCACCTTTGGAGGAAAGCCAGATGGGACCAATCGAGGAAGCAGATCCAATTCCAACAACTGAACCCATTTTTGTTCAAGTTCCAAGGGCTGAGCACCAAGAAGAAATAGAGCATCAACCCGAGGAAATGAATCCTAACCGGGATGGGATAAAAGGACCTCTGATTGTAGAGCCAGAAGCCAACCATGGGGAATCAGTGACACCAAGCAATGATGCTCAAATCGCTCCGCTGCAACGACTCTCATTTCAGATGAGCATTCTTCTCAAGTTGGCGAAGGTGTCCGATCTACTAGCTCTACTCCAACCAATCCGGAGACTACAAGACCTTCATCTCAATCTCCACCGGTTCCCACGGAAAGCAAAGCATTACCTAAGGTGGATCATTTATCTATCAAAACTCCTTCCAGTTTGCCATAAACCTTCTTGGCTAACTGTTGACATCATCTTCAATCTCAGACTATTGGGATTGGAGCAAGAGTGGAAGAAAGAAAGTTGTCTTTATCTTCTCCTCCAACCGGTACCTCCTCCCGACATGAAGGAATGCCCGATAATCGGGGGCTAGTATGTCCTTTCAGTTCAGGTCTGGGGAACGCCGATCAAAGAAATCCTATACTGCTTGGTGTTGATTCGGCAATTTGCGTCTAGTGGGGAGCTTTGTCATCTCAAAGAATAAGCGTATCTTCCCTTGCATGCGGATCTGAAAGTCGTGGATCTCCTGATGGCCGGTAGCTGCTTTCTGCTCTCCTTATTAGTGCCAACCAACTCTGCTAGGTATAGGTAGGGAGTCTTCTACAAGTCGCATTACTGGTCGATGACCTGATTTTGGAAGCTGTCGAGATGCCTGCCTTTCCTGGGGGAACCCTTCCTTGCATTCTATTATTGTATTCGCTTCAATCGCTCCCGAATCGGCAGATCAAAGATCGGAATACCAGCCTTTAACTGCTAGAGGTGGATTGGTTGAGAGGCCAAATGCTATTTGCTTGCTTCTCCTGTTCGCTCTAGTTCACCTGGTTTACAACGGTCTGTTTGCTAGGTTTTTTTTAGACAAGGGCTAAGGGCGAGTCATCCCTCTTAGCAGCTCTTTCCTAATCAATTCGCTTTTGTGCTCTCCCAAAACAGCGGAAAGACTTTTAATAATTCCACCTACTAGTGATCTCATGAAAGGGAAGACTTTTAAACAAGACTTTCTTTCTCTTGCACCACGCCGGAACGTATGGACACTGCCTAAAGTTAAGTAAGAAGGAATCGGGGTGGCTAGCTTTCCTGCTTATGTGCTTGTTATTAAGAAGATAGAAAAGATATAGCTATCTCCCGTAGGCTACTCTTTAGAGCGTTTCACTCGTTTAAGGAAGACTAAGAACAGGGTTTACGAACAGGGGTTATTCCCATATATCTTATATGGATGGATGTGACTTTTGTGCTTCATTTAGTTTTGCGTATCAGTAAAGTTTCAGGTCTGTGCCTGAGGCCTGGACCAGAAAGCTTTAATGGCGGGGGCAGAAACGGAAGCAAGTACGAATAGATGAAGGCCCAGAATAGCCAAGCCAAAGGGGTCCTATTAAGTAAGTGGTCCAATCAGTTGCGTAATGTCCGGTATCGGGAGTCTTTTAGTAATCCACAGATTAGGAACCGAGTGGGGAAGTGAGCTCTACTCTAAACTCTAAAGGCTGCTCTGCCACCTAGGGGATAGGAAACCTATTCCTTTTACCTTGATAGACTTGGAGTTGAGATTTCAGTCTCAAAGTCTCTGGTCTCTCAAAGTGGTGCTGCTGAGTTTGCCAAAAGATTTCGAGTTAAGAATATAACTTATGATTTATCTCCAGTGTCGATTCGAAACTTGCTCAACTCTCATCACTTGCCTGGTACGGTGTTGCTTTTGAATACCTATGGTATCAAACGATTCTCGACGCTAGCAAGGTTGCATTTTTCCTTCATGCCATTGTCGGGGAAGCTCTTACAGTTTTCGAATAAATGGAAAAAATCCTCGGTTTCCTTTAAGAGGAGGAATGCCAGTACTGATTCTCTGAACTTGAAGCTCGCTCTTCGACCCGTACCGTACCCTGTACACTCGGCTATTCTCCCGATTATAAGTAAGGCCGATTTCGCTACTTCATATAGGCTACTCTATGAGAGAAGACCTGCATAACCTTGTAATTGCCAAACTATAGCTACTGTAACAGAAGTAGAAAGGATAAAGAAGAAACCGGGCATGAGGAGGGGAACAGACGTATAAATAGAACAGCCAGATAGCAGGAAGAAAAGAGACAATGGACATTAGAATAAAAATGCGCGGCCTGCTTGAACTGATAGCTATTGCGAATCAAGCTTGAGAAAAGATAGTGCCTTGTTCACTCAGAGTTCTTTCTGAAACAGAAGATAATGCCCCTACTAAAGCATAAAGCACCAACTGCAGTTATTCCACCAAGAGCGGAAAGAGCATCGGTTATTTCTTCAATACATAATCTCTCGATCACTGACCTACCAGAGTATAAGAAAGAATGGAAAGAAGCAAAAACCTTGCTTGATGGATTCCCTTCTAAGCTACGATATTCCAGCTTGCGATCATTTACCCCTATCACAGGGGGTGATGATCCTTCTCCTTGAATTCTCACCTATAACACCAGAACAACCACAGCCAGAAGAGGCGGGAGTACCTAATACCTGTTCTCGCTCAGTAGTGATTATAACCAAAGGCTTCTTCACCATAGTAGGAGTCTGTTGAATGGCTTTGCCTTTAACGCTTTCTGACTTCTTACTGTCCAGTTCCTCATTAGTCTTGTCTACTTTCTCAATCACAGCTAATTTGTCCCCAATAACcacattttcttcttcctttggcCTCCATTCCTGAGTAATTGTAGCTCTGCTGGACTTGTGCCTCTCCCTATGTACCCCCCTTTTCTTCCTCTTGAATTTTCTGAACAGTAGGTTTAGGCCTCCATTCATACTCAACCTTCTGTTTAAATTGTTTCCCAGATCCATCCATCATCTAGAAGAATAGAATCTGGAAATTCACCCCCAACCTCCATTTCAATCAGAATTCTTGCATAAGCCAGTCGTGATCTCTTACTGGTACATTGATCAGTAAATAGAGGTATGCCCAAAAGACTTGCTTGCTATAGCACTAGGGCTATCAACACCCCATAATTCCCATGGAAATAGAGGGAGATTGATCCATATTGGGGTCTTGAAAGAAGCATCTATTTTCATCTCCATTCTCTCTCCCCATTCCTTAAAAATCAAAGGCCTTCTATCAAAAGATACTGGGCCTCCCTCCAATACTTGCAGTTTGCTATCCTCAGAGTCAAACAAAAAGAGGAATAGGTTCTCCTTAATCATGTGCACAGAAAGCATACCTTGATCTTTCCATCTATTCAGAGCGAAGCGTTCAATCTTCTTGAATCTAGGCTCCAGACCGTAGACGCAACCTAAGAGAGCATTCTTCCATCTATCCGCCTCTTTCGCCACTAAGTCTGGCTTCAATTTAGCAACCTTCACCCCATTGTGCACCGATGGCGGAGTGAAAGACAGAGTAGAGTACATTCCTCAGATCTCATCCGTAGgtcaaaaaaagaaagtaagTAGCCAACTTCTCCCTGTTGATAGCACCGGAAAGAGACGATTCTCTGCATCTAGATTGATTGCACGTTCTTTCTAGTATGTTTCTAGATATTCTAGTTAACCTTGAAGTTACCTCCTTTCAAAGACCCAGAAATCAATGTTGGACTTATTGGATCTCTAGCAATTCATGCGAGGATTGGTAGTTGGGGGTCCATAGAAAGTCCATTTTATGAAATATCTGAGAAATCAAAAACCATCTATCCAACAGCTTACTGACTCAACAAATAAAACACATAATGATTGACTATGTGTTTGTAGGGTTTGATTTCCCATCTCGATCAGTGGTCCATATATACCAGCATGATGCA encodes the following:
- the LOC114399789 gene encoding transcription factor MYB83-like, which translates into the protein MRKPDMMGKDKINNNIKSKLRKGLWSPEEDEKLLRYMITKGQGCWSDIARNAGLQRCGKSCRLRWINYLRPDLKRGAFSPQEEEVIIHLHSILGNRWSQIAARLPGRTDNEIKNFWNSTLKKRLKMNNNNSTLSPNNSDSSGPKDVNVMGGIMSMNEHDLMTMCMDSSSSTSSSSCMQSMHATNMVLTNPFPLLPNNRYDMMTGATGFLDNMAAACLTQVGMVDHDHGVVHGTLEPNKTRLGSDFSLPPLESRSIEDNSSTPIDHVKSHNNNNHFKNSCFNNTDHYHHIQSSNNVVVEDLFGFGNHGQGENFRMGEWDLEGLMQDISYFPSLDFQV